Proteins encoded within one genomic window of Jatrophihabitans sp.:
- a CDS encoding UDP-N-acetylmuramoyl-L-alanyl-D-glutamate--2,6-diaminopimelate ligase codes for MSASVTWAGVAPLQQGQQPDGAGLRPSKVVPRRLGELATLTGATVAGQDRRVWELAVSGVSVSSAQVRPGDLFAALPGASRHGIAYLDQALAAGAVAVFTDPTGAAEAARLSPESPALVTVDPRAALGPLSAEVYGNPSRALPVFGVTGTSGKTTTTFLMRAGLAAAGRRSGLIGTVGVFLDSETVKTPFTTPEAPQLQALLAVMRERGLDSASMEVSSHALRLGRVDGAEFAIAAFTNLSQDHLDFHADMQDYFAAKSLLFDGRARREIVVVDDDWGRQLVKPSTVTVSAVHDAADWHAADVRVLADGSTRFTAHGPGGSFPAGCRIPGEYNIANTLLALAILAEAGVEVAEVAPAVAAAQVRGRMERVDGDQPFLVVVDYSHKPAGVSGALQALRPLTAGRLIIVLGCGGDRDRGKRAVMGEVAASEADVLIVTDDNPRSEPPAQIRAAMISGAHSVPAGQRAQVIEEGDRRSAIKRAIGLAQAGDTVLIAGKGHETGQEVEGVLLAFDDVTVASEALAGQGYHKDERDGRQAECGVSRL; via the coding sequence GTGAGCGCATCGGTAACGTGGGCAGGCGTGGCGCCACTGCAGCAGGGTCAGCAGCCGGACGGGGCCGGGCTCCGCCCGAGCAAGGTAGTGCCCCGGCGGCTCGGCGAGCTGGCGACGCTGACGGGCGCCACGGTGGCCGGCCAGGACCGGCGCGTGTGGGAGCTGGCGGTCTCCGGGGTGAGCGTCAGCTCGGCCCAGGTGCGCCCGGGTGACCTGTTCGCCGCGCTGCCCGGCGCGAGCCGGCACGGGATCGCCTATCTCGACCAGGCGCTGGCGGCGGGTGCGGTGGCGGTGTTCACCGACCCGACCGGCGCCGCAGAAGCGGCCAGGCTGAGCCCGGAGTCGCCGGCGCTGGTCACTGTGGACCCGAGGGCGGCGCTGGGCCCGTTGTCTGCTGAGGTGTACGGGAATCCGTCCCGCGCGCTGCCGGTGTTCGGCGTCACCGGAACCAGCGGCAAGACCACCACCACCTTTCTGATGCGGGCCGGACTGGCCGCGGCCGGACGCCGGTCGGGGCTGATCGGAACCGTCGGTGTGTTCCTCGACTCCGAGACCGTGAAGACGCCGTTCACCACGCCTGAGGCGCCGCAGTTGCAGGCGCTGCTGGCGGTGATGCGCGAGCGCGGGCTGGACAGCGCCTCGATGGAGGTGTCATCGCACGCGCTGCGGCTGGGACGGGTGGACGGCGCCGAGTTCGCGATAGCGGCTTTCACCAACCTCTCCCAGGACCATCTCGATTTTCACGCCGACATGCAGGACTACTTCGCCGCCAAGTCCCTGCTGTTCGACGGCCGGGCCCGGCGCGAGATCGTGGTGGTCGACGACGACTGGGGACGGCAGCTGGTGAAGCCGTCGACGGTCACGGTCAGCGCCGTGCACGACGCGGCGGACTGGCACGCCGCTGACGTGCGGGTGCTGGCCGATGGAAGCACCCGGTTCACCGCCCACGGACCGGGCGGGAGCTTTCCGGCCGGCTGCCGCATCCCGGGGGAGTACAACATCGCCAATACCCTGCTGGCGTTGGCGATCCTCGCCGAGGCCGGTGTCGAGGTCGCCGAGGTGGCGCCCGCGGTGGCCGCCGCGCAGGTGCGTGGGCGGATGGAGCGGGTGGACGGCGACCAGCCGTTTCTGGTGGTGGTCGACTACAGCCACAAGCCGGCCGGGGTGTCGGGGGCGTTGCAGGCGCTGCGGCCGCTGACGGCCGGTCGGCTGATCATCGTGCTGGGCTGCGGCGGTGACCGCGACCGCGGCAAGCGCGCGGTGATGGGCGAGGTCGCCGCCTCCGAGGCCGACGTGCTGATCGTGACCGATGACAACCCCCGCTCCGAGCCACCGGCTCAGATCCGTGCCGCGATGATCTCCGGCGCCCACAGCGTGCCGGCCGGGCAGCGCGCCCAGGTCATCGAAGAAGGCGACCGGCGCAGTGCCATCAAGCGGGCCATCGGACTGGCCCAGGCCGGTGACACCGTCCTAATAGCGGGCAAGGGTCACGAGACCGGGCAGGAGGTCGAGGGCGTCCTGCTCGCCTTCGACGACGTCACGGTGGCCTCTGAGGCCCTGGCCGGGCAGGGCTACCACAAGGACGAACGCGACGGCCGGCAGGCGGAATGCGGCGTGAGCCGGCTGTGA
- the rsmH gene encoding 16S rRNA (cytosine(1402)-N(4))-methyltransferase RsmH — protein MGEPEPPAPAGHVPVLLDRVLELLAPALTRPGAVLVDATLGLGGHSEALLRAHPELRLVGLDRDRQALRLAAQRLAPFAGRTHLVHAVYDQLPEVLDDLELTGIDGALFDLGVSSMQLDLVERGFSYAQDAPLDMRMDEQDPLTAEEIVNSYPVPRLARVLREFGEERFALRIAQAIGRRRAEHRLTSTAELAELVRQAIPAATRRTGGHPAKRTFQALRIEVNSELAAVQAAIPAALQALTVGGRIVVLAYHSLEDRIVKRSFAELALDQTPPDLPVALAAAGPQIRLLSRGSEPATEAEIAANPRAASVRLRAAERIREAA, from the coding sequence ATGGGCGAACCGGAGCCACCGGCCCCGGCTGGGCACGTCCCGGTGCTGCTGGACCGGGTGCTGGAGCTGCTTGCCCCGGCCCTGACCCGGCCTGGCGCGGTGCTCGTCGACGCCACCCTGGGCCTCGGCGGCCACAGCGAGGCTCTGCTGCGGGCTCATCCCGAGCTGAGGCTCGTCGGCCTGGACCGCGACCGGCAGGCGCTGCGGCTGGCCGCCCAACGGCTGGCCCCCTTCGCCGGGCGCACCCACCTGGTGCACGCCGTCTACGACCAGCTTCCCGAGGTGCTCGATGACCTCGAGCTCACCGGGATCGACGGGGCGCTGTTCGACCTGGGGGTCTCCTCCATGCAACTGGACCTGGTCGAGCGTGGCTTCTCCTACGCCCAGGACGCGCCGCTGGACATGCGGATGGACGAGCAGGACCCGTTGACCGCCGAGGAGATCGTCAACAGCTACCCGGTGCCGCGATTGGCGCGGGTGCTGCGCGAATTCGGCGAGGAGCGGTTCGCGCTGCGGATCGCCCAGGCGATCGGGCGCCGCCGCGCCGAGCACCGGCTCACCTCCACCGCCGAGCTGGCCGAGCTGGTGCGTCAGGCGATCCCCGCCGCGACCCGCCGCACCGGTGGCCATCCCGCCAAGCGCACCTTCCAGGCGCTGCGGATCGAGGTCAACTCAGAACTCGCCGCGGTCCAGGCCGCGATTCCCGCCGCGTTGCAGGCGCTGACCGTAGGGGGGCGCATCGTCGTGCTGGCCTATCACTCCCTGGAGGACCGGATCGTCAAGCGCAGCTTCGCCGAACTCGCCCTTGACCAGACTCCGCCGGACCTTCCGGTGGCTCTCGCGGCGGCCGGCCCGCAGATCAGGTTGCTGAGCAGGGGATCCGAGCCTGCCACCGAGGCCGAGATCGCGGCCAACCCGCGAGCCGCCTCGGTGCGGCTCAGAGCCGCCGAGCGCATCCGGGAGGCAGCATGA
- the murF gene encoding UDP-N-acetylmuramoyl-tripeptide--D-alanyl-D-alanine ligase — protein sequence MIKLSLAEIAAIVGGRLVAADPEQTVSGKVEFDSRKVVAGDLFLAIAGERVDGHDYAEAAVRAGAVAVLASREVAAPTILVADPIEAITSLARAVAPRLNATVIGITGSSGKTSTKDLLGQVLAAAGPTVATPASFNNELGYPYTVLLADERTQYLVLETSSRGVGHIRHLTGIAAPRLAAVLNVGSAHLSEFGSVQTIALAKGELVEALPGAADGGVAVLNADDRLVMEMAARTTARIVTAGEHPDADVRAAGVVVDSSGRARFELITAAGSAAVSLKVRGEHQVSNAVIVAALALACGLELPMVAHALSQASALSAWRMQVSETAAGITVINDAYNANPESMRAALKALAIMSEGRRSVAVLGHMAELGPDAIAQHDALGRHAVRLDIAALIAVGEQARAIATGAALEGSYDGESEWVPDATAAVARLGDLLRPGDVVLVKGSRSAAMEVVAQALIERFGSLPDTPSAQAGPA from the coding sequence GTGATCAAGCTGAGTCTGGCCGAGATCGCCGCAATCGTCGGCGGCCGGCTGGTAGCCGCCGACCCTGAGCAGACGGTGTCGGGCAAGGTCGAGTTCGACAGCCGAAAGGTCGTCGCCGGCGACCTGTTCCTGGCGATCGCCGGCGAACGGGTGGACGGTCACGACTACGCCGAGGCAGCCGTCAGGGCGGGAGCGGTTGCTGTGCTGGCCAGCCGCGAGGTGGCTGCTCCGACGATTCTGGTGGCGGACCCCATCGAGGCGATCACCTCGTTGGCGCGGGCGGTGGCGCCGCGGCTCAACGCAACCGTCATCGGCATCACAGGCTCCTCCGGCAAGACCTCGACGAAGGACCTGCTCGGGCAGGTGCTGGCCGCCGCCGGGCCCACCGTCGCCACTCCAGCATCGTTCAACAACGAGCTGGGCTACCCCTACACGGTGCTGCTGGCGGATGAGAGAACCCAGTACCTGGTGCTCGAGACGTCCTCCCGCGGGGTGGGCCACATCCGGCACCTGACCGGTATCGCGGCGCCGCGGCTGGCCGCGGTGCTCAACGTCGGCAGCGCCCACCTGTCCGAGTTCGGCAGCGTCCAGACGATCGCCCTGGCCAAGGGCGAGCTGGTCGAGGCGCTACCCGGCGCCGCCGACGGCGGGGTCGCGGTGCTCAACGCCGATGACCGGCTGGTCATGGAGATGGCCGCGCGCACCACTGCCCGGATCGTGACCGCCGGTGAGCACCCGGACGCCGACGTGCGGGCCGCCGGCGTCGTGGTGGACTCCTCGGGCCGGGCCCGCTTCGAGCTGATCACAGCCGCCGGCAGCGCCGCGGTCAGCTTGAAGGTGCGCGGCGAACACCAGGTCTCCAACGCCGTGATCGTGGCGGCGCTGGCCCTGGCGTGCGGGCTGGAGCTGCCGATGGTCGCTCACGCGCTCTCCCAGGCGAGCGCGCTCTCGGCCTGGCGCATGCAGGTCAGCGAGACCGCGGCAGGCATAACGGTGATCAATGACGCCTACAACGCCAATCCGGAGTCGATGCGGGCAGCGTTGAAGGCGCTGGCGATCATGTCCGAAGGGCGCCGGTCGGTCGCGGTGCTGGGCCACATGGCCGAGCTGGGGCCCGACGCGATCGCCCAACACGACGCGCTGGGCCGGCACGCCGTGCGCCTGGACATCGCGGCGCTGATCGCGGTGGGCGAGCAGGCCCGTGCCATCGCCACCGGCGCGGCGCTCGAAGGCTCCTACGACGGTGAGTCAGAGTGGGTGCCGGACGCGACGGCGGCTGTCGCCAGACTCGGTGACCTGTTGCGGCCAGGTGATGTGGTTCTGGTGAAAGGATCCCGGTCGGCGGCGATGGAGGTTGTGGCGCAGGCGCTCATCGAACGGTTCGGCAGCCTTCCCGACACTCCTTCGGCCCAAGCCGGCCCGGCATGA
- a CDS encoding penicillin-binding protein 2 — protein sequence MTLLLSVVFVRLVWLQGMDTAGYALASSDEKHGSMTLHAARGSIVDRNGVPLAYTADAKDIVADPTMVPVGDRLEYATLLSPLVGKSVIAIADQLTSTSHYALLATALSPAAAKQIEDLRLDGKPLPGIFAQATSQRLYPGKSTGANVIGLVKSDGVGAAGVEYSHDSLLKGADGSVSYQKDSVGNVNPAGPIKRKAAIDGGTVRLTIDQDLQYISQSYLEHAIKRTKAKGGQVTVLDSRTGQILALASNGSFDPQNPASIKAGQSLNPNVQQVFEPGSVNKIVTMAAALEKGLITPRTVLTVPQTVQTGGITVHDAWWHPEQKFTATGVLAESSNVGTLAIADRVGKQSFYEYLQRFGLGQKTGVELPGESAGLLPDIGSWSDSTFANLPIGQGVALTSLQLASMYQTVANDGVRIPPRIVSSVTDADGSVTATARPAGIRVMSAPNARTLRTMLESVTLKGGTGVKAAIPGYRVAGKTGTAQQPDPATGRYSDSNYWLTFAGMAPADNPRFTIAIMVDDPRAGLEGGDVAAPLFRQIASYQLSAAKIAPSGSQSVLVPLTLN from the coding sequence GTGACCCTGCTGCTGTCGGTGGTGTTCGTCCGGCTGGTGTGGTTGCAGGGCATGGACACCGCCGGTTACGCGCTGGCCTCCTCTGACGAGAAGCACGGGTCCATGACCCTGCACGCGGCCCGCGGCTCGATCGTGGACCGCAACGGCGTGCCGCTGGCCTACACCGCCGACGCCAAGGACATCGTCGCCGATCCGACGATGGTGCCGGTGGGCGACCGGCTGGAGTACGCGACGCTGCTTTCGCCGCTGGTGGGCAAGTCGGTGATAGCGATCGCCGACCAGCTCACCTCCACCTCGCACTACGCGCTGCTGGCCACCGCCCTCTCACCGGCGGCGGCCAAGCAGATCGAGGACCTGCGGCTGGACGGCAAGCCGTTGCCGGGCATCTTCGCCCAGGCCACCTCGCAGCGGCTCTATCCCGGCAAGAGCACCGGCGCGAACGTGATCGGCCTGGTCAAGTCCGACGGCGTCGGGGCGGCCGGCGTGGAGTACAGCCACGACTCGCTGCTCAAGGGCGCCGACGGCTCGGTCAGCTACCAGAAGGACTCGGTCGGCAACGTCAATCCCGCCGGCCCGATCAAGCGCAAGGCCGCGATCGACGGCGGCACCGTCCGGCTCACGATCGACCAGGACCTGCAGTACATCAGCCAGTCCTACCTCGAGCACGCCATCAAGCGGACCAAGGCCAAGGGCGGTCAGGTGACGGTCCTGGACTCCCGGACCGGGCAGATCCTGGCGCTGGCCTCCAACGGCTCCTTCGATCCGCAGAACCCGGCCAGCATCAAGGCCGGCCAGTCGCTCAACCCCAATGTCCAGCAGGTCTTCGAGCCGGGCTCGGTGAACAAGATCGTCACCATGGCCGCAGCGCTGGAGAAGGGGCTGATCACCCCCCGCACGGTGCTCACCGTTCCGCAGACCGTCCAGACCGGCGGGATCACCGTGCATGACGCCTGGTGGCACCCGGAGCAGAAGTTCACCGCCACCGGTGTGCTGGCCGAGTCCTCCAATGTCGGCACCCTGGCGATCGCCGACCGGGTCGGCAAGCAGAGCTTCTACGAGTACCTGCAACGGTTCGGCCTGGGCCAGAAGACCGGCGTGGAGCTGCCCGGTGAGAGCGCCGGGTTGCTGCCCGACATCGGCAGCTGGTCTGACTCGACCTTCGCCAACCTGCCGATCGGGCAGGGGGTGGCCCTGACCTCGCTGCAGCTGGCCTCGATGTACCAGACGGTGGCCAACGACGGCGTCCGGATCCCACCGCGGATCGTCAGCTCGGTGACCGACGCCGACGGCTCGGTGACTGCGACCGCGCGACCGGCCGGCATCCGGGTGATGTCGGCGCCGAACGCCCGGACGCTGCGCACGATGCTGGAGTCGGTGACGCTCAAGGGCGGCACCGGCGTGAAGGCGGCCATTCCCGGGTATCGGGTGGCAGGCAAGACCGGCACGGCCCAGCAGCCCGATCCGGCGACCGGCCGGTACTCCGACTCCAACTACTGGCTGACCTTCGCAGGCATGGCGCCGGCGGACAACCCGCGGTTCACGATCGCCATCATGGTCGATGACCCGAGGGCGGGCCTGGAGGGCGGGGACGTCGCGGCGCCGCTGTTCCGCCAGATCGCCTCCTACCAGCTGTCCGCGGCCAAGATCGCGCCCAGCGGATCGCAGTCCGTGCTCGTTCCGCTGACCCTGAACTGA
- a CDS encoding UDP-N-acetylglucosamine--N-acetylmuramyl-(pentapeptide) pyrophosphoryl-undecaprenol N-acetylglucosamine transferase, which produces MAELAGAPKAPKTLSVVIAGGHSAGHIEPAMNVADAIRDLDPTVLITALGTVRGLDTTLIPARGYPLELIPPVPLPRQLNLALLKTPGRVAAAVRAAGAVLDRVQADVVVGFGGYVAAPAYLAARRRGIPIVVHEANARPGVANRLAARLTRHVYTAQASAGLAHGRPIGIPLRPAILELDRDRDRPGARARLGLAADRPTLLVTGGSQGARRLNEAVLGAQRSLAAAGIQVLHIAGAKNPLVAPDRTADEPPYLVLPYLDAMADGYAAADFVLCRSGAMTCAELTAVGLPAGYVPLPLRGGEQRLNAEPIVSAGGGLLVADSECDSAWVAENVTAVLSDQTRLAAMSAAARRAGARDAGAVLARRILEVARDHDA; this is translated from the coding sequence GTGGCCGAGCTGGCTGGGGCGCCCAAGGCGCCCAAGACACTGAGCGTCGTGATCGCCGGCGGCCACTCCGCCGGGCATATCGAGCCCGCGATGAACGTCGCGGACGCGATCAGAGACCTCGATCCGACCGTGCTGATCACCGCGCTGGGCACCGTCCGCGGCCTGGACACCACGCTGATCCCGGCGCGCGGGTATCCCCTGGAGCTGATTCCGCCGGTGCCGTTGCCCAGGCAGCTGAACCTGGCGCTGCTCAAGACTCCCGGCCGGGTGGCCGCGGCGGTCCGGGCGGCCGGAGCGGTGCTGGACCGGGTGCAGGCCGACGTGGTGGTCGGCTTCGGCGGCTACGTGGCCGCGCCCGCCTACCTGGCCGCTCGGCGGCGGGGAATCCCCATCGTGGTGCACGAGGCCAACGCCCGGCCCGGGGTGGCCAACCGGCTGGCGGCCCGGCTGACCAGGCACGTCTACACCGCGCAGGCCTCGGCCGGCCTGGCCCACGGCCGCCCGATCGGCATTCCGCTGCGCCCGGCCATCCTCGAACTGGACCGCGACCGCGACCGGCCGGGCGCCCGGGCCAGGCTGGGGCTGGCCGCCGACCGGCCCACGCTGCTGGTCACCGGCGGGTCCCAGGGCGCTCGGCGGCTGAACGAGGCGGTGCTCGGAGCGCAGCGGTCGCTGGCGGCGGCGGGCATCCAGGTGCTGCACATCGCCGGGGCGAAGAACCCGCTGGTCGCCCCGGACAGAACCGCTGACGAACCGCCGTACCTGGTGCTGCCCTACCTCGACGCGATGGCCGACGGGTACGCCGCCGCCGATTTCGTGCTGTGCCGCTCCGGAGCGATGACCTGCGCCGAGCTGACCGCGGTGGGCCTGCCGGCCGGTTACGTGCCGCTGCCGCTGCGCGGTGGCGAGCAGCGCCTGAACGCCGAGCCCATCGTCTCCGCGGGCGGGGGCCTGCTGGTGGCCGACTCCGAGTGTGACTCGGCGTGGGTGGCCGAGAATGTGACCGCGGTGCTCAGCGATCAGACTCGGCTGGCGGCGATGTCAGCGGCCGCCCGCCGCGCCGGCGCCCGGGACGCGGGCGCGGTGCTGGCCCGCCGCATTCTGGAGGTGGCCCGTGACCACGACGCCTGA
- the mraY gene encoding phospho-N-acetylmuramoyl-pentapeptide-transferase, translating into MKTILISALFGLMTSILFTPLVVKYFRRKGFGQEIRDDGPKSHLVKRGTPTMGGVAIMVSTIVGYLMAHLIGSLRHDSGPTASGMLLLFLMLGAGGVGFLDDFIKLRHRRSLGLRARAKFGGQLLVALLFGIGAMMFKDEQGLTPASKRISYVRDIGALSIGVVGFLLLAYLIITATTNAVNLTDGLDGLVAGSAAMVMGAYTLLTFIQFRSSCHPPPALSGCYAIRDPQDLALIAAAAMGACFGFLWWNAKPAQIFMGDTGSMALGGLMAGLAILSRTELLLVVLGGLFAVVTLSSVIQTGWFKYTRLRTGTGKRVFRMAPFHHHFELGGWEETTTIVRFWIVSGLAVAFGMGLFYAEFISHG; encoded by the coding sequence ATGAAGACCATCCTGATCTCAGCGCTGTTCGGGCTGATGACCTCGATCCTGTTCACCCCCCTGGTGGTGAAGTACTTCCGCAGGAAGGGATTCGGGCAGGAGATCCGCGACGACGGTCCCAAGAGCCATCTGGTCAAGCGAGGCACCCCGACCATGGGCGGCGTGGCCATCATGGTCTCCACGATCGTCGGTTACCTGATGGCGCACCTGATCGGCTCGTTGCGCCACGACTCGGGTCCGACCGCCTCGGGCATGCTGCTGCTGTTCCTGATGCTGGGCGCGGGCGGAGTCGGCTTTCTCGACGACTTCATCAAGTTGCGGCACCGGCGCAGTTTGGGCCTGCGCGCTCGGGCGAAATTCGGCGGTCAGCTGCTGGTCGCGCTGTTGTTCGGCATCGGGGCGATGATGTTCAAGGACGAGCAGGGGCTGACGCCGGCGTCCAAGCGCATCTCCTACGTCCGTGACATCGGGGCCCTGTCGATCGGGGTGGTCGGCTTTCTGCTGCTGGCCTATCTGATCATCACCGCCACCACCAACGCGGTGAACCTGACCGACGGCCTGGACGGGCTGGTGGCCGGCAGCGCCGCCATGGTGATGGGCGCCTACACCCTGCTGACCTTCATCCAGTTTCGCAGCAGTTGCCATCCGCCCCCGGCGCTGTCGGGCTGCTACGCGATCCGGGACCCGCAGGACCTGGCGTTGATCGCCGCCGCGGCGATGGGCGCGTGCTTCGGATTCCTCTGGTGGAACGCCAAACCCGCCCAGATCTTCATGGGCGACACCGGCTCGATGGCGCTCGGCGGCCTGATGGCCGGCCTGGCGATCCTGTCGCGCACCGAGCTGCTGCTGGTGGTGCTGGGTGGCCTGTTCGCCGTGGTGACCCTGTCCAGCGTCATCCAAACCGGTTGGTTCAAGTACACCCGGCTCAGGACCGGCACCGGCAAGCGGGTCTTTCGGATGGCGCCGTTCCATCACCATTTCGAGCTCGGAGGCTGGGAGGAGACGACCACCATCGTCCGCTTCTGGATCGTCAGCGGCTTGGCGGTCGCCTTCGGAATGGGCCTGTTCTATGCAGAGTTCATCTCGCACGGGTAG
- the ftsW gene encoding putative lipid II flippase FtsW: MISRLRTRVSGARVVKASGQYLDGPYASTQLMLAAGGGLLFFGLLMSASTTLAASVHTTGDAPWAQLIREVQFILLSVPVFWLAVRMPPAAYRRLAYPALGLALIALVGVLVPGIGVTVNGAHRWLQLGPLTVQPSEFAKFAILVWGADLLARKESLKTLTTTRHVLIPLLPGFVVVIGLVMLEPDLGTSLCFMLLLLGLLWMVGLPYRYFASLVVVVAGAVTALAVTEAYRLERLTTFMHPDLDPGGAGYHTIQGLYALSSGGIFGVGLGQGTSKYGWVPNANTDYVFAVVGEELGLLGCVVVLGLFALFTYAAMRIAHRSQDPFVRLAGSGAAIWIAGQALINIGYVTALLPVTGIPLPFISNGGTSLVLTCAVLGMLVSFARHEPAAARAAQLAAESGSTARWVRMLRLPAPAAPRTARASSTARASSASRSSSASASTPRASSASTPRASSTSRTPAGERAAATPASAAGGRGASTGRRGDRTASTGVKAAAATRPAPASRQQPGPHRTAGQPTARRKGA, from the coding sequence ATGATCAGCCGGTTGCGCACCCGGGTCAGCGGCGCCCGGGTGGTCAAGGCCTCGGGCCAGTACCTGGACGGCCCGTACGCCTCGACCCAACTGATGCTGGCCGCCGGTGGCGGGTTGCTGTTCTTCGGCCTGTTGATGTCGGCCTCGACCACCCTGGCGGCTTCGGTGCACACCACCGGCGACGCGCCGTGGGCGCAGCTGATCCGCGAGGTGCAGTTCATCCTGCTGAGCGTGCCGGTGTTCTGGCTGGCGGTCCGGATGCCACCGGCCGCCTATCGCCGGCTGGCCTATCCGGCGCTCGGCCTGGCGCTGATCGCCCTGGTCGGCGTGCTGGTTCCCGGCATCGGCGTCACGGTCAACGGAGCGCACCGCTGGCTGCAGCTGGGCCCGCTGACCGTGCAGCCCTCGGAGTTCGCCAAGTTCGCCATCTTGGTGTGGGGGGCCGACCTGCTTGCCCGCAAGGAGTCCTTGAAGACGCTGACCACGACCAGGCATGTGCTGATCCCACTGCTGCCGGGCTTCGTGGTGGTGATCGGCCTGGTGATGCTGGAGCCGGACCTGGGCACCTCGTTGTGCTTCATGCTGCTGCTGCTGGGTTTGCTGTGGATGGTCGGCCTGCCCTACCGCTACTTCGCCAGCCTGGTGGTGGTGGTGGCCGGCGCGGTGACGGCCCTGGCGGTCACCGAGGCCTACCGGCTGGAGCGACTGACCACCTTCATGCATCCCGACCTCGACCCGGGAGGCGCCGGCTATCACACCATCCAGGGCCTGTACGCGCTGTCCAGCGGTGGCATCTTCGGCGTCGGCCTCGGCCAGGGAACCTCGAAGTACGGCTGGGTGCCCAACGCCAACACCGACTACGTCTTCGCCGTCGTCGGTGAGGAGCTCGGCCTGCTGGGCTGCGTCGTGGTGCTGGGGCTGTTCGCGCTGTTCACCTACGCCGCGATGCGGATCGCCCATCGCAGCCAGGACCCGTTCGTCCGGCTGGCCGGCAGCGGCGCCGCCATCTGGATCGCCGGCCAGGCATTGATCAACATCGGATACGTGACCGCGTTGTTGCCGGTCACCGGCATTCCGCTGCCCTTCATCTCCAACGGCGGCACCTCACTGGTGCTGACCTGCGCCGTGCTGGGCATGCTGGTGTCCTTCGCCCGGCACGAGCCGGCCGCGGCCCGGGCCGCTCAGCTGGCGGCGGAGAGCGGCAGCACCGCCCGGTGGGTTCGGATGCTGCGGCTGCCCGCGCCGGCGGCGCCCCGGACGGCCCGTGCGTCCTCGACTGCGCGTGCGTCCTCGGCGTCGCGCTCGTCCTCGGCGTCGGCCTCGACCCCGCGAGCGTCCTCGGCTTCGACCCCGCGAGCGTCCTCGACCTCGCGGACGCCGGCGGGGGAGCGGGCCGCCGCCACCCCTGCCAGTGCCGCTGGAGGGCGGGGCGCCTCGACGGGGCGCCGTGGCGACCGGACGGCGTCGACCGGCGTCAAGGCGGCCGCTGCCACCCGGCCGGCGCCGGCGAGCCGGCAGCAGCCTGGCCCGCACCGGACGGCGGGCCAGCCGACGGCTCGCCGCAAGGGCGCCTGA